A single Callithrix jacchus isolate 240 chromosome 4, calJac240_pri, whole genome shotgun sequence DNA region contains:
- the DEFB112 gene encoding LOW QUALITY PROTEIN: beta-defensin 112 (The sequence of the model RefSeq protein was modified relative to this genomic sequence to represent the inferred CDS: deleted 1 base in 1 codon), whose product MKILLFFCIFLFFGVLIPPVRSKGHHIIFNWWNACIMIGGQCKNQCDDSEFRMSYCERPTTLCCIKKCDTTDPNNWISKDSVETQEWYPKDSSH is encoded by the exons ATGAAgatccttctctttttctgtatttttcttttctttggtgtCCTCATTCCACCAG TCAGAAGTAAAGGGCACCATATAATCTTTAATTGGTGGAATGCATGTATAATGATTGGTGGTCAATGTAAAAATCAATGTGATGATAGTGAATTTAGGATGTCATACTGTGAAAGACCTACAACTCTCTGctgcatt aaaaaatgtgaCACTACGGACCCAAATAATTGGATCTCAAAGGACTCAGTAGAAACTCAAGAATGGTACCCAAAAGACTCAAGTCATTGA